One genomic region from Nitrospira sp. encodes:
- a CDS encoding protein-glutamate O-methyltransferase: MEFAISTEEYQRFRRLIYDKSGISLGDRKQLLVKSRLSKRLRDLQLSTFSEYYDLVLSDPKGEEFTRLLDLISTNKTDFFREPKHFDFLRDRILPELAEEKRIRIWSSACSTGEEPYTIAMTLFEHAQNPAQWDFKILASDLSTRVLDKAAAGTYNEDRFRDVPSEVLRRHFLRGLGASAGLFKVKPHLAAVIQFRRLNLMDSQFPIKNPLDLIFCRNVMIYFDRPTQETLIEKFHRHLKPGGYLFIGHSESLQWVNHAFRSLAPTIYQREH, from the coding sequence ATGGAATTCGCCATCTCGACAGAGGAGTATCAACGCTTTCGGAGGCTCATCTACGACAAAAGCGGAATTTCGCTTGGAGACCGAAAACAATTGTTGGTGAAGTCCCGCTTGTCCAAGCGATTGCGCGACCTCCAGTTGTCGACCTTTTCAGAGTACTACGATCTCGTCCTGAGCGATCCGAAGGGGGAAGAATTCACCCGTCTGCTGGATCTGATCTCAACCAATAAGACCGATTTCTTTCGTGAGCCGAAACATTTCGATTTTCTCCGTGACAGGATTCTTCCAGAATTGGCGGAAGAAAAGCGCATCCGCATCTGGTCGTCTGCATGCTCGACCGGTGAAGAGCCCTATACGATCGCCATGACGCTCTTCGAACATGCGCAGAATCCCGCCCAATGGGATTTTAAGATACTCGCTTCGGATCTTTCCACCCGAGTATTGGATAAAGCGGCAGCCGGTACATACAACGAAGACCGCTTCCGTGATGTGCCGTCGGAGGTGCTGAGGCGGCATTTCTTACGCGGGCTGGGGGCCAGCGCGGGTCTCTTCAAGGTGAAGCCGCACCTTGCCGCGGTGATTCAGTTTCGTCGACTCAACTTGATGGACAGTCAGTTCCCCATCAAGAATCCTCTAGACCTGATTTTCTGCCGGAATGTCATGATCTACTTCGACCGGCCGACTCAGGAAACATTGATCGAGAAGTTCCACCGCCATCTGAAGCCGGGCGGCTATCTCTTCATCGGGCATTCCGAGAGTCTCCAGTGGGTGAATCACGCGTTCAGATCGTTGGCTCCGACGATCTATCAGAGGGAACACTGA
- a CDS encoding DUF2934 domain-containing protein, with translation MRAYELCTARGYRQGYDLDDWLDAEREIDRAT, from the coding sequence ATGCGAGCGTACGAGTTGTGTACAGCCCGTGGCTATCGACAGGGCTATGATCTCGATGATTGGCTCGATGCCGAACGAGAAATCGACCGCGCGACGTAG
- a CDS encoding chemotaxis protein CheW, whose product MSGMATDKKFNDLRRHAASQLDGGQFLTFSLGEELYGVDILRVQEIKGYAAVTKIPNTPPHIKGVVNLRGTIVPIVELRTKFGMPTIDYTAFTVIIVVVVRDKVMGLVVDAVSDVLDIEKKDIQSAPDFGNKVDVTFLNGIGKSGDKLVSLLDIDRLLLDSAGKDSSMDLPVAAAT is encoded by the coding sequence ATGTCAGGAATGGCTACGGACAAGAAATTCAATGATCTTCGCCGGCATGCGGCGTCGCAACTGGACGGCGGTCAGTTTTTGACATTCAGTCTAGGAGAAGAGCTCTATGGTGTCGATATTCTCCGTGTGCAGGAGATCAAGGGGTATGCGGCCGTGACCAAAATTCCCAATACACCGCCTCATATCAAGGGAGTTGTGAATCTGCGCGGAACCATCGTGCCCATCGTCGAGCTACGGACCAAATTCGGTATGCCGACAATCGACTACACGGCGTTTACCGTCATCATCGTGGTGGTGGTGCGGGACAAAGTGATGGGGTTGGTGGTTGATGCGGTATCGGACGTGCTCGACATCGAGAAAAAGGATATTCAGTCGGCGCCGGATTTCGGGAATAAAGTCGACGTGACGTTCTTAAACGGGATTGGAAAGTCCGGTGACAAACTGGTGTCGCTGTTGGACATCGACCGATTGTTACTGGATTCAGCCGGGAAAGATTCATCGATGGATTTACCTGTGGCGGCCGCAACGTAA
- a CDS encoding chemotaxis response regulator protein-glutamate methylesterase, with the protein MNKIRVLTVDDSALMRQVLAMLLEKDPQIEVVGSAPDPYIAREKIKALNPDVLTLDVEMPKMDGLTFLEKLMRGRPMPVVMVSSLTEVGCQTTLRALELGAVDFIAKPKIDLREGMEEIAQDLITKVKAAAVARVRGKEVGGRDEQKSITSHPSPLPSGSAMIKTTDTIIAIGSSTGGTEAVKEILERLPPHTPPILITQHMPERFTKTWADRLNRLCRVAVKEAQDGDSVLPGHALIAPGNFHMTLVRSGARYTVRINQDLPVNRHRPSVDVMFASVARHAGGNAVGIILTGMGGDGAKEMLTMKQAGALTIAQDEASCVVFGMPKEAIKAGAVDKVLPLDGIAGAILAYVGR; encoded by the coding sequence ATGAACAAGATTCGCGTCTTGACGGTCGATGACTCGGCATTGATGCGGCAAGTGCTCGCCATGTTGCTCGAGAAAGATCCTCAAATTGAGGTCGTCGGCTCGGCGCCGGATCCCTACATTGCGAGGGAGAAGATTAAGGCGCTGAACCCCGACGTGCTGACTCTCGATGTGGAAATGCCCAAGATGGACGGACTCACATTTTTGGAGAAACTGATGCGTGGGCGCCCAATGCCGGTGGTGATGGTGAGTTCACTGACGGAGGTCGGCTGCCAGACGACATTGCGCGCGCTTGAACTCGGAGCGGTGGATTTTATTGCCAAGCCGAAGATCGATCTTCGGGAAGGAATGGAGGAGATCGCCCAGGATCTCATCACCAAGGTCAAAGCCGCCGCAGTAGCTCGGGTAAGGGGCAAGGAGGTAGGGGGGAGGGATGAGCAGAAATCCATCACCTCTCATCCTTCACCTCTCCCCTCCGGAAGCGCCATGATCAAAACAACCGATACCATCATTGCCATTGGTTCTTCTACCGGTGGAACGGAGGCTGTGAAGGAGATATTGGAAAGACTCCCGCCGCATACCCCACCCATCCTGATTACGCAACATATGCCGGAACGATTCACGAAAACATGGGCCGACCGGTTGAACCGTCTCTGTCGGGTTGCCGTCAAAGAAGCGCAAGACGGAGACAGTGTCTTGCCGGGACATGCCCTGATCGCTCCAGGTAATTTCCATATGACGTTGGTCAGAAGCGGGGCTCGGTACACGGTGCGGATCAATCAAGATCTCCCGGTCAATCGCCACCGGCCGTCGGTGGATGTCATGTTTGCTTCAGTGGCCCGCCACGCAGGGGGCAATGCCGTCGGGATCATCCTGACGGGGATGGGAGGCGACGGCGCCAAAGAAATGTTGACGATGAAACAGGCCGGTGCCCTCACGATCGCTCAAGATGAAGCGAGCTGCGTCGTGTTCGGGATGCCGAAGGAGGCCATCAAGGCCGGCGCGGTCGACAAAGTATTGCCGCTGGATGGCATTGCCGGAGCCATTCTTGCATACGTCGGACGCTGA
- a CDS encoding response regulator, whose product MITEAPRVLLADDEETFRRSTARLLEQEGYHCDCAQDSQEASTLLTSQHDALITDIRMPGNMQFEFLRDVRTRFPSLPIVLVTGYPSVQTAVESLRMSFTDYLLKPVDWPDLLRAVGEAVKRTSLLRMTAAVREEASRLVASLEHVQENLPRLGSGANERELAWSLDAFLSQSFAQMAVLSSRIRSVLTSQLQGGAEEPTDVCRTMQCPRLDAYREALESTVEVLVQTKHPLRSQDLALLRSKIQQLLREDA is encoded by the coding sequence ATGATCACTGAGGCACCACGGGTATTGCTCGCCGATGATGAAGAAACGTTTCGTCGCTCGACGGCGCGGCTTTTGGAGCAAGAGGGGTATCATTGCGATTGCGCCCAAGACTCGCAGGAAGCAAGTACGCTCCTGACGAGTCAGCATGATGCCCTCATTACGGATATTCGTATGCCAGGCAATATGCAATTCGAATTTCTCCGGGATGTCCGCACCCGGTTCCCTTCGCTTCCGATCGTGCTCGTGACCGGCTACCCCTCGGTCCAAACTGCCGTGGAATCACTCCGCATGTCGTTCACGGACTACTTGCTGAAGCCGGTCGATTGGCCGGATTTGCTTCGTGCGGTAGGCGAAGCCGTGAAGAGGACCAGCCTTCTGCGTATGACCGCTGCGGTTCGAGAAGAAGCGAGTCGACTGGTTGCTTCCTTGGAACATGTGCAGGAGAACCTGCCTCGACTGGGAAGCGGGGCCAACGAACGAGAACTGGCATGGTCGCTCGATGCGTTCCTTTCCCAGAGTTTCGCACAGATGGCCGTCTTGTCTTCCAGGATTCGGTCAGTTCTGACGAGCCAATTGCAAGGCGGTGCTGAGGAACCTACGGATGTTTGCCGTACGATGCAATGTCCAAGACTGGATGCGTATCGGGAGGCGCTTGAGAGTACGGTTGAGGTGCTGGTGCAGACCAAGCACCCTTTACGATCCCAGGACCTAGCACTTTTACGGAGTAAAATCCAACAGTTACTCCGCGAGGATGCATGA
- a CDS encoding STAS domain-containing protein, translating into MPITQRVLHDATVIHIDEVFTYRNRKDFSTAVMAFKESQSRHLIVNLHEATYIDSAAIGLLALTSQQLMAAERRLSLVGPQGTVRQILEMANIDRMMAVFPTEEAAVAARGS; encoded by the coding sequence ATGCCGATTACTCAACGGGTATTGCACGACGCCACCGTGATCCACATTGACGAGGTGTTCACCTACCGCAATCGCAAGGATTTTTCGACTGCGGTGATGGCGTTTAAGGAATCCCAAAGCCGGCACCTCATCGTCAATCTGCACGAGGCGACCTATATCGACAGCGCGGCGATCGGGCTGTTGGCGTTAACGTCCCAGCAACTTATGGCGGCAGAACGACGACTCAGCCTGGTGGGTCCGCAGGGTACGGTGAGACAGATTCTGGAGATGGCGAACATCGACAGGATGATGGCGGTGTTTCCTACAGAGGAAGCGGCGGTTGCAGCCCGGGGCTCGTGA
- a CDS encoding PAS domain S-box protein — MTILHVSTLAGFCLMLAGLCRWISRFPSEAAPTEERFRRLFEYAAVAMAIVDSDKRFVHVNRAYSELLGYDTLELLGRPFTMVAHPEDLPEHLVLWDEVFRRNECSSAEDKRYIHKDGRVIWVRVTANLFKPSDGTAPLVMAVVENIIERKQAEQVLRQNEARLIEAIPQQVWTARPDGTLDYVSRRVLEYFDVPAERLLDWEWQSVLHPDDLPACMTAWTASLQTGEPYEIEFRLRQAGIGTYRWHLTRALPMRDEAGRIVKWIGTNTDITGRRQAEEAIRESEERFRVLADTAPVLIWMSGLDKHVSYFNTRWLEYTGRTMEKELGGGWVEGVHPDDVDRCWNIYSEAFDRCEPFELEYRLRKADGQYGWLHESGAPRFLPGGTFAGYHGACIDITARKLAEAELRRVHDELEQRVSERTAQLALANRSLQDEIAERKYVEEAVRDSELRYKLLTEATFDGIAIHDQGILIEVNTGLERIFGYGPGELIGRSLWDLVADESRDLVLANMQNGVNGPYEAMGRRKDGSTFPGEVVVRPCRYRGKGVRLVAGRDITERKHLEAERFRHTEELEQQIAERTAEIAKLESQRAQTEKLAAMGRLAAGVAHEINNPIAGIKNAFTLVKQAVDPAHPHAEFVGMIDREIARVASIVQNMYQLYRPESGKGETVELQSMMNDIEALFFKRLQQRRLDLAIDVDPGIDRLRVPRGDLLQVLLNLLNNAIDCSSDSGTVTLAIRAEPDTIRIAVSDQGPGIPPEHFPHIFDPFFTTKTGGDQKGMGLGLSVSQSLVMAMGGKIEVQTQPNDGSTFSVLLPRHTAVACTQNQSDIMKEVVTP; from the coding sequence ATGACGATTCTCCACGTATCGACCCTTGCAGGCTTTTGTCTTATGTTGGCGGGACTGTGCCGGTGGATCAGCAGGTTTCCATCTGAAGCTGCCCCGACTGAAGAACGATTTCGCCGTCTCTTCGAATATGCCGCTGTCGCTATGGCGATTGTCGACTCCGACAAACGGTTCGTCCATGTGAATCGGGCGTACTCCGAGCTGCTCGGATACGACACACTCGAGCTTCTCGGCAGACCCTTCACTATGGTGGCGCATCCGGAAGATCTACCGGAACATCTTGTATTGTGGGACGAGGTGTTTCGTCGCAACGAGTGTTCAAGTGCTGAAGACAAGCGGTACATCCATAAAGACGGCCGTGTCATCTGGGTCCGAGTGACGGCCAATCTATTTAAACCATCGGATGGTACGGCACCTCTCGTCATGGCCGTCGTCGAAAACATCATCGAACGCAAGCAGGCAGAACAGGTTCTACGGCAAAACGAAGCGCGATTGATCGAAGCGATTCCTCAGCAGGTCTGGACCGCCCGTCCGGACGGCACATTAGATTATGTGAGCCGGCGCGTGCTGGAGTATTTCGATGTTCCGGCAGAGCGACTGCTCGATTGGGAATGGCAGTCTGTGCTCCATCCTGACGACCTGCCTGCCTGTATGACGGCGTGGACTGCTTCTCTGCAGACTGGGGAACCCTATGAGATTGAGTTTCGTCTCAGACAGGCGGGTATCGGCACCTATCGCTGGCATCTGACCCGCGCCCTGCCGATGAGAGACGAAGCAGGTCGGATCGTCAAGTGGATTGGGACAAACACTGACATTACCGGACGCCGACAGGCCGAAGAAGCCATTCGGGAAAGCGAGGAACGGTTTCGAGTCCTTGCCGACACGGCGCCGGTTCTAATCTGGATGTCAGGCCTCGACAAACACGTCAGCTATTTCAATACCCGCTGGCTGGAATACACCGGCCGAACTATGGAAAAAGAGCTGGGAGGGGGTTGGGTCGAGGGGGTGCATCCTGATGACGTTGATCGCTGCTGGAATATCTATTCTGAAGCGTTCGATCGCTGTGAGCCCTTTGAGCTGGAATACCGCTTACGAAAGGCCGATGGGCAGTACGGCTGGTTGCATGAGAGCGGTGCGCCTCGGTTCCTTCCGGGCGGAACGTTTGCTGGCTACCATGGCGCCTGCATTGACATTACGGCGCGAAAGCTGGCGGAGGCGGAGCTGCGACGAGTGCATGATGAATTAGAGCAGCGGGTCAGTGAACGGACCGCGCAGCTGGCGCTGGCCAATCGATCTCTTCAAGACGAGATTGCCGAGCGGAAGTACGTGGAGGAGGCGGTACGCGACAGCGAACTGCGGTACAAGCTGCTGACGGAGGCGACGTTCGACGGTATCGCCATTCACGATCAGGGGATCCTGATCGAGGTGAATACCGGTTTGGAGCGGATATTCGGGTACGGACCGGGTGAACTCATCGGCCGATCCCTATGGGATCTCGTCGCCGACGAATCCCGCGATCTGGTCCTGGCCAATATGCAGAACGGCGTGAACGGGCCCTACGAAGCCATGGGGCGTCGCAAAGACGGTTCCACTTTTCCTGGTGAAGTCGTAGTCAGGCCCTGTCGTTATCGTGGGAAGGGAGTTCGACTGGTGGCGGGCCGTGACATTACCGAGCGCAAGCACTTGGAGGCGGAGCGGTTCCGCCATACGGAAGAGCTGGAGCAACAGATTGCCGAACGGACCGCCGAGATCGCCAAGCTGGAATCGCAGCGGGCGCAGACGGAAAAACTGGCGGCGATGGGCCGCTTAGCCGCCGGGGTCGCGCATGAAATCAATAACCCGATTGCCGGGATCAAGAACGCCTTTACGCTCGTGAAACAGGCGGTAGATCCTGCCCATCCTCACGCCGAATTCGTCGGCATGATCGATCGTGAGATCGCTCGCGTCGCATCCATCGTCCAGAACATGTATCAACTCTATCGACCGGAGTCCGGCAAGGGGGAGACGGTGGAACTCCAGTCGATGATGAACGACATCGAGGCGCTTTTCTTCAAACGGCTGCAACAGCGCCGGCTCGATCTGGCGATCGATGTGGATCCGGGTATCGACCGGCTCCGCGTACCGCGAGGGGATTTGCTGCAAGTCCTGCTGAATCTGCTGAATAATGCCATCGATTGTTCCAGCGACAGCGGTACGGTCACACTGGCTATCCGTGCGGAGCCGGATACGATACGGATTGCCGTGTCCGACCAAGGGCCAGGCATTCCCCCAGAGCACTTCCCGCACATCTTCGACCCCTTCTTTACGACAAAGACGGGGGGAGACCAAAAAGGCATGGGGCTGGGGCTTTCCGTCTCTCAGAGCCTGGTGATGGCGATGGGCGGCAAGATCGAAGTTCAGACTCAGCCGAATGACGGATCGACGTTTTCGGTCCTCTTACCGCGCCACACGGCTGTGGCTTGTACGCAAAATCAATCAGATATCATGAAGGAGGTCGTGACCCCATGA
- the cheD gene encoding chemoreceptor glutamine deamidase CheD produces the protein MALIQTDHFVHIRRMRDSRFPHEIAAILPGEFFVSPDPMIVYTVLGSCVSACIRDPVAGVGGMNHFMLPKPKEVENDSWGESTRYGSYAMESLINDIIKRGGNKSRLEIKLFGAGRIYEGNIDVGARNAEWVLDYLQAEGLTACKTDLGDIFPRKIYYFTESGRVLMKKIERVKNHTIAEREHEYAAKIQSKEQAPVEDVTLF, from the coding sequence ATGGCGCTGATCCAGACCGATCACTTCGTCCATATTCGGCGGATGCGTGACAGTCGTTTCCCGCACGAAATTGCCGCGATCCTGCCTGGAGAATTCTTTGTCAGCCCGGATCCCATGATTGTCTATACCGTGCTGGGTTCCTGCGTGTCGGCTTGCATTCGTGATCCGGTCGCCGGTGTCGGTGGGATGAACCATTTTATGTTGCCGAAACCAAAAGAGGTGGAGAATGACTCATGGGGCGAGTCCACCAGATACGGCTCATACGCGATGGAGTCGTTGATCAATGACATTATCAAGCGCGGAGGGAACAAGAGTCGCCTGGAGATCAAGTTATTCGGGGCAGGACGAATTTACGAGGGCAACATCGACGTGGGTGCCAGGAATGCAGAGTGGGTCCTGGACTATCTCCAAGCGGAAGGACTGACCGCTTGTAAGACGGACCTCGGGGACATCTTTCCGCGGAAAATATACTACTTTACCGAGTCGGGGCGAGTGCTCATGAAGAAGATTGAGCGCGTGAAGAATCACACGATCGCCGAGCGCGAGCACGAATATGCGGCAAAGATTCAATCAAAGGAACAAGCGCCGGTTGAAGACGTGACGCTATTCTGA
- a CDS encoding methyl-accepting chemotaxis protein translates to MSERFSNFKIRSKLLCGFGVIGLLLVIIGGLSIVGMNRLNGNTEFIYKTNVMGVTVMGDLRAQMLRRSNFVVWHILANDSATMAAREKSIAELDSEIEDLLAKYVPLIVTEPEQKVFEKLKAGIPEYMEVRKKVLQLSKNFSKDAAAEVQKTELAGKIDVLYDAVDWLVDENKRQAEESYRSGHDLSTNLNWGMGVLNISAILIGAFTVWFVSKLISKNLLNVLDAAHKLQGGQLTHRSTVTTQDEIGELAQAFNQMAEALAQAAGKQQEMMEEMQARIDIMNTTSIVSEADLKGDILTANEKYREISKYSENELIGSPHSITRHPDMPKETFKAMWKAIGRGEIFRGVIKNRAKDGTPYYVDAVIKPIMGSNGKPRKYLGVRYEITQYELARQNMKGIVDAIDASYATIEFDLKGNVLTANNVFLQTMGYSLDEIKGKHHSQFVESSYSGSPEYRAVWEKLGRGEREAGQYKCITKSGKEVWVQSSYNPVMDEMGRPFKVLQLADDITGQKQAQVEVEKLIVAAAAGQLSERIKADRFEGTAKVLTQSFNQLLDAVATPLNEAQAVLTALASNDLTKTLTGVYQGEFEQMKTSLNGALTNLATTIAAVRESVEAVATGAEEITKGNEDLSQRTSEQASALEETSASMEEMTSTVRQNADNAKQANQLAVAARDTADKGGAVTKRAVDAMGEINKSSKKIADIITVIDEIAFQTNLLALNAAVEAARAGEHGRGFAVVAAEVRNLAQRSATAAKEIKGLINESIQRVNDGSELVNQSGKTLEEIMSAVKRVGDIIAEITAASQEQASGIDQVNKAIMAMDETTQQNAALVEETTSASQSMRSQAAELLRRMALFKIQRMSEAEKAENVAIASVREHTARSIDRAYNLRERKLALRPPQTIAPKNAMVVSGGDASQRSEEFEEF, encoded by the coding sequence ATGAGCGAAAGGTTCAGTAATTTCAAGATCAGATCGAAACTGCTGTGCGGGTTCGGGGTCATCGGACTACTGCTCGTCATCATCGGCGGCTTGTCCATCGTGGGCATGAATCGGCTGAATGGGAACACGGAGTTTATCTATAAGACGAACGTGATGGGGGTCACGGTCATGGGTGATCTGCGCGCACAGATGCTGCGCAGGAGCAACTTCGTCGTATGGCACATTCTGGCGAACGACTCGGCCACGATGGCCGCGCGGGAAAAGAGCATCGCGGAACTCGACAGTGAAATAGAAGACCTCTTGGCGAAGTATGTCCCGCTCATCGTCACGGAACCTGAACAAAAGGTATTTGAAAAATTAAAGGCCGGGATCCCCGAGTATATGGAAGTCCGCAAGAAAGTGTTGCAACTCAGCAAGAACTTCAGCAAAGACGCGGCAGCAGAGGTTCAGAAGACCGAGCTGGCAGGGAAAATCGACGTGCTCTATGACGCAGTCGACTGGTTGGTCGACGAAAACAAGAGACAAGCGGAGGAAAGTTATCGATCCGGCCACGATCTCAGCACGAACCTGAATTGGGGCATGGGGGTATTGAACATCAGCGCGATCCTCATCGGCGCATTCACCGTATGGTTTGTCTCCAAGCTGATCAGTAAGAACTTGCTGAATGTGCTTGACGCGGCACATAAACTCCAAGGCGGCCAATTGACCCACCGCTCGACGGTCACGACACAGGACGAAATCGGAGAGTTGGCGCAGGCGTTCAATCAAATGGCCGAGGCGTTGGCCCAGGCAGCGGGCAAACAACAGGAGATGATGGAGGAGATGCAGGCACGCATCGACATCATGAACACCACAAGCATCGTTTCGGAAGCCGACCTCAAGGGCGATATCCTCACCGCCAACGAGAAATATCGTGAAATCTCCAAGTACTCAGAAAATGAATTGATCGGTAGTCCGCACAGTATCACGCGCCATCCGGACATGCCGAAGGAGACCTTCAAGGCCATGTGGAAAGCGATCGGCCGGGGAGAGATCTTTCGGGGCGTCATCAAGAACCGCGCGAAAGACGGTACACCCTATTATGTCGATGCGGTGATCAAGCCGATCATGGGTTCGAACGGCAAACCCCGGAAATACTTGGGTGTGCGCTACGAAATCACGCAGTACGAGCTTGCGCGTCAGAACATGAAGGGCATCGTCGATGCGATAGATGCGTCCTACGCCACCATCGAGTTCGATCTCAAAGGCAACGTCCTCACGGCCAACAATGTGTTCTTGCAGACGATGGGCTACAGCCTGGACGAAATCAAGGGCAAGCACCACAGTCAGTTCGTCGAATCGTCGTATAGTGGATCGCCCGAGTATCGCGCCGTCTGGGAGAAGCTCGGGCGCGGCGAGCGAGAGGCCGGTCAGTACAAATGCATCACGAAGAGCGGCAAGGAGGTTTGGGTTCAGTCCAGTTACAACCCGGTCATGGACGAGATGGGGCGGCCGTTCAAAGTGCTGCAATTGGCTGATGACATCACGGGACAGAAGCAGGCGCAGGTCGAAGTGGAAAAACTGATTGTCGCCGCGGCAGCCGGCCAGCTGTCGGAGCGCATCAAGGCCGATCGGTTCGAGGGTACGGCCAAGGTGCTCACCCAGAGTTTCAACCAGCTCCTTGATGCCGTCGCCACGCCCTTGAACGAAGCCCAAGCCGTGCTCACCGCGTTGGCGAGCAACGATCTCACCAAGACGCTGACGGGGGTTTATCAGGGTGAATTCGAGCAGATGAAGACCAGCTTGAATGGCGCGCTGACGAATCTAGCCACGACGATCGCCGCCGTGCGTGAGTCGGTGGAGGCGGTGGCGACGGGTGCCGAAGAGATCACAAAGGGCAACGAAGACCTGTCGCAACGGACCAGCGAACAGGCCTCGGCGCTGGAAGAGACCAGTGCCTCAATGGAGGAGATGACGAGCACGGTGAGGCAGAACGCGGACAATGCCAAGCAGGCCAATCAACTGGCGGTGGCTGCTCGGGACACGGCGGACAAGGGCGGGGCGGTCACGAAACGGGCCGTGGATGCGATGGGGGAGATCAACAAGAGCAGCAAGAAGATTGCCGACATCATCACGGTGATCGACGAGATCGCATTCCAAACAAACCTTTTGGCATTGAACGCAGCGGTGGAGGCGGCGCGGGCGGGAGAACATGGGCGCGGGTTTGCCGTGGTGGCGGCGGAGGTGCGGAACCTGGCGCAGCGCTCGGCGACGGCGGCCAAGGAAATCAAGGGCCTGATCAACGAGTCGATTCAACGGGTGAACGACGGCAGCGAGCTGGTCAATCAGTCGGGGAAGACGCTGGAAGAAATTATGAGCGCGGTGAAGCGGGTGGGTGACATTATTGCTGAGATCACGGCGGCGTCGCAGGAACAGGCGAGCGGGATCGATCAGGTGAACAAGGCAATCATGGCGATGGACGAAACGACACAGCAGAATGCGGCCTTGGTGGAGGAGACCACGAGCGCCAGTCAGTCGATGAGGAGTCAAGCGGCGGAACTGCTGCGCCGAATGGCGTTGTTCAAGATCCAGAGGATGTCTGAGGCAGAGAAAGCAGAGAACGTGGCAATCGCTAGTGTGAGGGAACATACTGCGCGGTCAATCGACCGCGCGTATAACCTTCGGGAACGGAAACTGGCATTGCGACCACCTCAAACGATTGCGCCAAAGAACGCCATGGTCGTTAGCGGAGGGGATGCCTCCCAGCGGTCGGAGGAGTTCGAAGAATTTTAA
- a CDS encoding STAS domain-containing protein produces the protein MTMQTKERPVPNGVILEMAGDLTYANREQFKTAVEAIRQKGCRHLILNMAEVRFVDSSGLGLLALVSQNFKLSQGKVSMLKPQSYVREIMSLANIQKLIPVYDNEQDALTGHQQAA, from the coding sequence ATGACGATGCAAACAAAAGAACGACCCGTTCCAAACGGGGTCATCCTCGAAATGGCGGGTGATCTGACCTATGCCAATCGTGAACAGTTTAAGACGGCGGTCGAAGCCATCAGGCAGAAAGGTTGCCGGCATCTGATTTTAAACATGGCTGAGGTCCGATTCGTAGACAGTTCAGGACTGGGCTTGCTGGCCCTCGTCTCTCAGAATTTTAAACTGAGTCAAGGGAAAGTGAGCATGTTGAAGCCGCAGAGCTATGTGAGGGAAATCATGAGCTTGGCGAATATTCAGAAGTTGATCCCAGTCTACGACAACGAGCAGGACGCGTTGACGGGACATCAGCAAGCCGCGTAG